In a genomic window of Phycodurus eques isolate BA_2022a chromosome 2, UOR_Pequ_1.1, whole genome shotgun sequence:
- the dbx1a gene encoding homeobox protein DBX1-A — MMIPSVIAPPALYPGLYRPAATALPHLHHSLPTALPTHSSFLVEDLLRISRPASFLNRTPPTAAAAAAAATTTISFADVCVDRGSPKTSSSKDPTFLKFGVSAILAPTPKTPASPPPVTSMHSKSFHVPCFDGTFQPMFRTPYLHAASSPVPIPGTFSWPLAARGKPRRGMLRRAVFSDVQRKALEKMFQKQKYISKPDRKKLASKLGLKDSQVKIWFQNRRMKWRNSKERELLSSGGCREQTLPTKANPHPDLSDVGKKSEDEDEDEEEAFGRQTTPGSCGISSPSLSIKHSDFSESDEEEITVS, encoded by the exons ATGATGATCCCAAGCGTCATCGCGCCCCCCGCCCTCTATCCCGGCCTCTACCGGCCCGCGGCCACCGCTCTACCCCATCTGCACCACAGCTTGCCCACGGCCTTGCCCACCCACTCCAGCTTCCTCGTGGAGGACCTACTACGGATAAGCCGCCCCGCCAGCTTCCTAAACCGGACACCgcccaccgccgccgccgccgccgccgccgcgaccACCACGATATCGTTCGCCGACGTGTGCGTGGATCGAGGCTCGCCCAAAACGTCGAGCAGCAAAGATCCCACTTTCCTCAAGTTCGGAGTGAGCGCCATCCTTGCACCGACGCCAAAGACAC CGGCGTCCCCCCCGCCGGTCACCAGCATGCACTCCAAGAGCTTCCACGTCCCCTGCTTTGACGGAACCTTCCAGCCCATGTTCAGGACGCCTTATTTACACGCAG CTTCTTCTCCCGTGCCAATCCCGGGGACCTTCTCCTGGCCGCTGGCCGCCCGAGGGAAGCCCCGCAGAGGGATGCTCCGGAGGGCCGTCTTCTCCGACGTGCAGCGCAAAGCGTTGGAGAAGATGTTCCAAAAACAGAAGTACATCAGCAAGCCCGACAGGAAGAAGCTGGCCTCCAAACTCGGCCTGAAAGACTCACAG GTGAAGATTTGGTTCCAGAACAGGCGGATGAAGTGGCGGAACTCGAAGGAGCGCGAGCTGCTCTCCTCCGGCGGCTGCCGCGAGCAGACGCTGCCCACCAAGGCCAACCCGCACCCGGACCTCAGCGATGTGGGCAAGAAGTCCgaagacgaggacgaggacgaggaggaggctTTCGGCAGGCAGACGACGCCGGGCTCCTGCGGCATCTCCTCTCCTTCGCTCTCCATCAAGCACTCGGACTTCTCAGAGTCAGACGAAGAGGAGATAACCGTGTCGTAG